The Stenotrophomonas maltophilia genome includes a region encoding these proteins:
- a CDS encoding phosphorylase family protein, protein MTNAMMLASTYILLAGSISNTTENELIDRAHAFVDTLVEEVLKAGGGFVVYVAAEPINGDGKALLFDWTVAKAVDRLTPGNSSDARLKIVASQERLQVKANPEQRKLLMGMVARGVAELVPLEEEVLTGGNVGDEQVEHATAMVALGGGKGVLDRARKMTKKLLPVLPLDLQLGANSEDGLGAIGVLKNFQANPLTYMPNSGNRVVKFLPALSLQEPVLTLSEICTRIVSVFYEEELARIDALPPDVLVLTALDVELAAAKQAFGIAEDAEHITTENGLHVWKAPVAKRGGTTASCALACFAGAGNVDAASVTSMLLSNLRPGSVIMLGIAAGLREKCALGEVVLAERIVAYEGAGLVEGGQSEARPEITRLTMRVRQDVSSYLSNRAGLETRLLKSYQALGIEFPEKVEAGPVAKGVIPKTATVASGEKLLRDPEKFLGMREIHGKIEVAEMEGAGLFAACANFGKPVLMVRGISDFGDSKKDNRFHLLAAQAAAAVTVDYIANGMTL, encoded by the coding sequence ATGACAAATGCCATGATGCTGGCTTCAACCTATATCCTCCTTGCCGGAAGCATCTCGAACACCACCGAGAATGAGCTCATCGATAGAGCGCACGCTTTTGTCGATACCCTTGTTGAGGAAGTCCTTAAAGCTGGTGGCGGCTTTGTCGTTTACGTCGCAGCCGAGCCGATCAATGGAGATGGGAAGGCGCTCTTGTTCGACTGGACGGTCGCTAAAGCGGTAGACAGATTAACGCCCGGCAACAGCTCTGACGCTCGTCTAAAAATCGTGGCTTCGCAGGAACGCCTTCAAGTCAAGGCGAATCCTGAGCAACGTAAGTTGCTCATGGGCATGGTCGCACGAGGAGTCGCAGAACTCGTCCCACTGGAAGAGGAGGTGCTGACAGGCGGCAACGTCGGCGATGAGCAAGTTGAGCATGCTACTGCGATGGTGGCCCTGGGCGGTGGCAAGGGTGTACTGGATCGCGCGCGCAAAATGACCAAGAAGCTCTTGCCTGTTCTACCGCTTGATTTGCAGTTGGGTGCAAATAGCGAGGACGGTCTGGGTGCGATTGGTGTCCTTAAGAATTTCCAAGCCAACCCTCTGACATACATGCCGAATAGTGGAAATAGGGTTGTCAAATTTCTTCCCGCTCTTTCTTTGCAAGAGCCCGTACTTACATTGTCAGAAATATGCACTCGTATCGTAAGTGTTTTCTATGAGGAAGAACTAGCCAGAATTGATGCCCTTCCTCCTGATGTATTAGTGCTAACTGCTCTAGACGTGGAGTTGGCCGCCGCCAAGCAAGCTTTTGGTATTGCGGAGGATGCTGAACACATCACTACTGAGAACGGTCTTCACGTTTGGAAAGCACCTGTTGCCAAGCGTGGTGGAACGACAGCAAGCTGCGCTTTAGCTTGCTTCGCGGGTGCAGGCAACGTAGATGCAGCGTCAGTAACTAGCATGCTGTTAAGTAATCTGCGACCTGGCAGCGTGATCATGCTGGGCATTGCGGCTGGTCTGCGAGAAAAATGTGCGCTGGGAGAAGTGGTTCTGGCAGAACGTATCGTCGCCTATGAGGGCGCGGGACTTGTTGAAGGCGGCCAGAGTGAGGCACGGCCAGAGATCACTAGGCTTACGATGCGTGTTCGCCAAGACGTTAGCTCCTATTTATCCAACAGGGCAGGCCTTGAAACTCGCCTCTTGAAGAGTTACCAAGCTCTAGGCATCGAATTCCCCGAAAAAGTTGAGGCTGGTCCTGTCGCCAAAGGCGTCATACCTAAGACGGCGACGGTCGCCAGCGGCGAAAAACTCCTTCGTGATCCAGAAAAATTTCTAGGGATGCGAGAGATTCACGGAAAAATAGAGGTCGCCGAAATGGAAGGCGCAGGCTTATTTGCTGCATGCGCTAATTTTGGCAAGCCGGTACTGATGGTGCGCGGCATTAGTGATTTTGGTGACTCAAAAAAAGATAATAGATTTCATCTACTGGCCGCACAAGCAGCCGCCGCCGTCACTGTTGATTACATTGCAAATGGCATGACATTATAG
- a CDS encoding LysR family transcriptional regulator: protein MSRKFDYLGDVEVFLAVVEHGSFTAGAVALSTTPSVLSRAVTRLEARLGRQLLQRTTRRVGLTDAGRLYLEQVRTAFGLLDDAERDVLAQDGALAGRVRLSVPTTYGHYRLPPVLARFAQQYPQVQVELNITNRNVDLVAEGFDLAIRLGQLPDSGLVARKLEDAPLVLVAAPDYLQRRGTPQTLDDLQQHLCLPFVMPRTGRLAPWVFRDVGRDVDWVPRSSIETSDDVLGVVSLAEQGIGICQSYEFIVRERLQRGELVEVLPQLRGRSRPFSVIYAPHRRQSAAARAMIELLVGNAAEPGVV, encoded by the coding sequence ATGAGCCGCAAGTTCGACTACCTGGGCGATGTGGAGGTGTTCCTGGCAGTGGTCGAGCACGGCTCGTTCACGGCCGGGGCGGTGGCGCTGTCCACCACGCCCTCGGTGCTGAGCCGCGCGGTCACCCGCCTGGAAGCGCGGCTGGGCCGCCAGCTGCTGCAGCGGACCACCCGCCGCGTGGGCCTGACCGACGCCGGGCGGCTCTATCTGGAACAGGTGCGCACCGCCTTCGGCCTGCTGGACGACGCCGAGCGCGACGTACTGGCCCAGGACGGTGCGCTGGCCGGCCGCGTGCGCCTGAGTGTGCCCACCACCTATGGCCACTACCGGCTGCCGCCCGTGCTGGCGCGCTTTGCGCAGCAGTACCCGCAGGTGCAGGTGGAACTGAACATCACCAACCGCAACGTGGACCTGGTGGCCGAGGGCTTCGACCTGGCCATCCGCCTGGGCCAGCTGCCGGACAGCGGGCTGGTGGCACGAAAGCTGGAGGACGCTCCGCTGGTGCTGGTGGCCGCACCGGACTACCTGCAGCGACGCGGCACACCGCAGACGCTGGACGACCTGCAGCAGCACCTGTGCCTGCCCTTCGTCATGCCGCGTACAGGGCGGCTGGCGCCATGGGTGTTTCGGGATGTCGGGCGGGATGTGGATTGGGTGCCGCGTTCGTCGATTGAGACTTCGGACGATGTGCTGGGCGTGGTGTCGCTGGCCGAACAGGGCATCGGCATCTGCCAGAGCTACGAGTTCATCGTGCGCGAGCGGCTGCAGCGTGGGGAGCTGGTGGAGGTGCTGCCGCAGTTGCGCGGGAGATCGCGCCCGTTCTCGGTGATCTATGCGCCGCATCGGCGGCAGTCGGCGGCGGCGCGGGCGATGATTGAGTTGCTGGTGGGAAATGCGGCTGAGCCTGGCGTTGTTTGA
- a CDS encoding type 1 glutamine amidotransferase domain-containing protein produces the protein MKLMTRLAAALALTLAATGAHAANVLVVLSDENHLDLKDGKVLSTGFYLNELMQPVKLLLDAGHEVTFATPHGRAPTVDASSVTPAYFGNDAAQLKLHKDLLEKLALTSPTASPVVSLARVEQQGYARFDAVYIPGGHAPMQDLLKSPALGRLLADFHQRNKTTALVCHGSIALLSTLPDAAGFVAKLEVGAMPATPKWIYSGYQMTVISNQEEEQAKPLLGGGEMKFYPQTALQQAGARFSSNATPWTGHVVVDRELITGQNPASALEVGQRLVERLK, from the coding sequence ATGAAACTGATGACCCGGCTGGCCGCAGCGCTGGCCCTGACCCTGGCCGCAACCGGCGCGCATGCGGCCAACGTGCTGGTGGTGCTGTCCGACGAAAACCACCTGGACCTGAAGGACGGCAAGGTGCTGTCCACCGGCTTCTATCTCAACGAGCTGATGCAGCCGGTCAAGCTGCTGCTGGACGCGGGCCACGAGGTGACCTTCGCCACGCCGCACGGGCGGGCGCCAACGGTGGACGCGTCTTCGGTGACGCCGGCGTACTTCGGCAACGATGCCGCGCAGCTGAAACTGCACAAGGACCTTCTGGAGAAACTGGCGCTGACCTCGCCGACCGCCTCGCCGGTGGTCAGCCTGGCGCGGGTCGAGCAGCAGGGCTACGCGCGCTTCGATGCGGTCTACATTCCCGGCGGCCACGCGCCGATGCAGGACCTGCTGAAGAGCCCGGCGCTGGGCCGGCTGCTGGCCGACTTCCACCAGCGCAACAAGACCACCGCGCTGGTCTGCCACGGATCGATCGCGCTGCTGTCCACGCTGCCGGATGCGGCTGGGTTCGTGGCGAAGCTGGAGGTGGGTGCGATGCCCGCTACGCCGAAGTGGATCTACAGCGGTTACCAGATGACGGTGATCAGCAACCAGGAGGAAGAGCAGGCCAAGCCGCTGCTGGGGGGCGGTGAGATGAAGTTCTACCCGCAGACGGCGCTACAGCAGGCGGGTGCGCGGTTCAGCAGCAACGCTACGCCGTGGACCGGGCATGTGGTGGTGGATCGCGAGCTGATTACCGGGCAGAACCCGGCCTCGGCGCTGGAGGTGGGGCAGCGGTTGGTTGAGCGGTTGAAGTAG
- a CDS encoding tetratricopeptide repeat protein, whose protein sequence is MTNMPTQLTTDFDAMLDGGDIAEARRLLAPQLARGCAEALFLSSSMPVGEDDAHAEADSFATLKQAAEKGYIPAIHAIGLCLLTGDRVEQDVMRAAAHFERASEAGYPSAMYEFGLALFHGKGVASDVPRAVYLIRASAQAGNEYAREFLLAYSLNVDA, encoded by the coding sequence ATGACGAACATGCCAACCCAGCTCACGACCGACTTCGATGCGATGCTCGACGGTGGTGACATTGCCGAGGCGCGGCGGCTGTTGGCCCCGCAGCTTGCACGCGGCTGTGCTGAAGCGTTGTTCCTCTCTTCTTCGATGCCTGTGGGGGAGGACGACGCACATGCCGAGGCGGACAGCTTCGCGACCCTCAAGCAGGCCGCAGAGAAGGGTTATATCCCGGCAATCCATGCGATAGGGCTGTGCCTGCTGACCGGTGACCGCGTCGAGCAGGACGTCATGCGTGCGGCCGCGCATTTTGAGCGGGCATCGGAGGCCGGCTATCCGTCGGCCATGTACGAGTTTGGCCTGGCGTTGTTCCATGGCAAGGGTGTCGCCAGCGACGTGCCACGTGCGGTGTACCTGATCCGCGCTTCGGCGCAGGCTGGGAATGAGTACGCCAGGGAATTCCTGCTGGCGTATTCATTGAACGTGGACGCGTAG
- a CDS encoding 3-hydroxybutyrate dehydrogenase, with translation MFSGKVAVVTGSTSGIGLGIAIALARQGADIVLNGFGDAAEIERIRSKLETEFGVRVAHDGADLSRGEAVRRMIEHAVATMGRIDILVNNAGIQHTAPIEEFPVDKWDAILALNLSAVFHATAAALPHMKQQRAGRIINIASVHGLVGSVNKSAYVAAKHGVVGFTKVTSLENAGTGITANAICPGWVRTALVEQQITALAEREGTDQETAARALLAEKQPSLQFVTPEQLGEMVVFLASDAAAQITGTALPVDGGWTAR, from the coding sequence ATGTTCAGTGGAAAAGTTGCGGTGGTAACCGGCTCCACCAGCGGTATCGGTCTTGGCATTGCCATAGCCCTGGCGCGGCAAGGTGCCGATATCGTGCTGAACGGCTTCGGCGATGCGGCGGAGATCGAACGCATCCGTTCCAAGCTGGAAACCGAGTTCGGCGTGCGCGTGGCGCATGACGGCGCCGATCTTTCCCGTGGCGAGGCAGTGCGCCGGATGATTGAGCATGCCGTCGCGACGATGGGCCGCATCGACATCCTGGTAAACAACGCGGGCATCCAGCACACCGCGCCGATCGAGGAATTTCCGGTCGACAAGTGGGATGCGATCCTGGCGCTGAATCTCTCGGCGGTGTTCCATGCAACGGCGGCGGCCTTGCCGCACATGAAGCAGCAGCGCGCCGGCCGCATCATCAACATTGCGTCGGTGCACGGGTTGGTGGGCTCGGTGAACAAGTCGGCCTATGTGGCGGCCAAGCATGGCGTGGTGGGGTTCACCAAGGTGACCTCGCTGGAGAATGCGGGCACGGGAATCACCGCCAATGCGATCTGCCCGGGCTGGGTGCGGACGGCGCTGGTCGAGCAGCAGATCACCGCGTTGGCCGAGCGCGAAGGCACGGATCAGGAGACCGCCGCGCGTGCGCTGCTGGCTGAAAAGCAGCCGTCGTTGCAGTTCGTGACGCCTGAGCAGCTGGGAGAAATGGTGGTGTTCCTGGCCTCGGACGCCGCTGCGCAGATTACCGGCACGGCGCTGCCGGTGGATGGGGGCTGGACGGCGCGCTAG
- a CDS encoding COG4705 family protein, whose product MRASDADSLHSKVAAVTLGFWVMKIAATTLGETAGDLLSMTLNLGYVASSAILLAIFAGLLGMQLSARRFHPVLFWSVVLATSTAGTTLSDLIDRTLGLGYATGASLLAGCLALVLLAWRMSEKSISVSNIESRRAEGFYWTAVLFSNTLGTALGDFLADDSGLGFTGGALLIGSLIALTALASRITGINRVILFWIAFVLTRPFGATFGDLLTKPLEKGGLGFGTVGSSLVLFTILATLVALPMLQRKAQPAS is encoded by the coding sequence ATGCGTGCTTCAGACGCAGATTCCCTGCACAGCAAAGTGGCGGCGGTCACCCTCGGCTTCTGGGTGATGAAGATCGCCGCCACCACCCTCGGCGAGACCGCCGGCGACCTGCTGTCGATGACGCTCAACCTGGGCTACGTGGCCAGCTCGGCCATCCTGCTGGCGATCTTCGCCGGCCTGCTGGGCATGCAGTTGTCGGCGCGGCGCTTCCACCCGGTGCTGTTCTGGTCGGTGGTGCTGGCCACCAGCACCGCCGGCACCACCCTGTCTGACCTGATCGACCGCACCCTGGGGCTGGGCTACGCCACCGGCGCCAGCCTGCTGGCCGGCTGCCTGGCGCTGGTGCTGCTGGCCTGGCGCATGTCGGAGAAGTCGATCTCGGTCAGCAACATCGAATCACGCCGCGCCGAAGGCTTCTACTGGACCGCCGTGCTGTTCTCCAACACCCTCGGCACCGCGCTGGGTGATTTCCTCGCCGACGATTCCGGGCTGGGCTTCACCGGCGGCGCACTGCTGATCGGCAGCCTCATCGCGCTCACCGCACTGGCCAGCCGCATCACGGGCATCAACCGGGTCATCCTGTTCTGGATCGCCTTCGTGCTCACCCGCCCGTTCGGCGCCACCTTCGGCGATCTGCTCACCAAGCCGCTGGAAAAGGGCGGCCTGGGCTTCGGCACGGTGGGCTCGTCGCTGGTGCTGTTCACCATTCTCGCCACGCTGGTGGCATTGCCCATGCTGCAGCGTAAAGCACAGCCAGCCAGCTAG
- a CDS encoding DUF4180 domain-containing protein: MHTHVEQIGSTRVLRSADTGPLLDGNALRDLVGDALGHQAEWIAVPVQRLSADFFELRSGMAGQWLQMLVNYRLHFAVLGDVSGYRAQSESLDAWITECNRGHNGCFVADWDALLARLPAPASNG, encoded by the coding sequence ATGCACACACATGTCGAACAGATCGGCAGCACCCGCGTCCTGCGCAGCGCCGATACAGGCCCGCTTCTGGATGGCAACGCCCTGCGCGACCTGGTCGGCGATGCCCTTGGGCATCAGGCCGAGTGGATCGCCGTGCCGGTGCAGCGCCTATCGGCAGACTTCTTCGAGCTGCGCTCCGGCATGGCCGGGCAATGGCTGCAGATGCTGGTGAACTACCGTCTGCACTTCGCCGTCCTGGGCGATGTCAGCGGCTACCGCGCACAGAGCGAATCGCTGGACGCGTGGATCACCGAGTGCAACCGTGGGCACAACGGCTGCTTCGTGGCCGACTGGGACGCCCTGCTGGCACGCCTGCCGGCCCCCGCCAGCAACGGCTGA
- a CDS encoding alpha/beta hydrolase family protein yields MSAALVCSGLPVAAAELCTVSAYGDGQGNLAVLGAPAAVPATGQRYLMLDGRRGATGDANAPVSCSGDVVSFRTPAGATQRWRRLPTRDTDATFISAGTTLVGQLIEPAGPADPTRPLVVLVHGSERTMAVAAIYQRMLVAQGISVFAYQKRGTGDSEGEYTQNFELLADDAAAALAKARELAAGRFGRAGYFGGSQGGWIAPLAATRSQADFVAIGFGLVVSPIEEDREQLFDEARRMQLDATAMKQVGQLSDATAQLMRTHFNEGFEALAKVRTQIGAAPWAKNISGEYSGDMLRMSEADLRRIGRARFDNLELIWDYDAEAALRRLKVPLLWVLAEQDRAAPIAATRSILSRLRASGQPIDTYLFPDTDHGMVEFRTDAEGNRVSTRITDGYLRLLADWIKQDVHGSYGRARRLSD; encoded by the coding sequence TTGAGCGCGGCGCTGGTGTGTTCTGGCCTGCCGGTTGCAGCCGCCGAGCTGTGCACGGTCAGTGCCTACGGTGACGGGCAGGGCAACCTGGCGGTGCTGGGCGCACCCGCTGCGGTGCCGGCCACGGGCCAGCGCTATCTGATGCTGGACGGGCGACGTGGCGCCACCGGCGATGCCAACGCACCGGTGAGCTGCAGCGGCGACGTGGTCAGCTTCAGGACGCCTGCGGGAGCCACGCAGCGCTGGCGGCGACTGCCGACCCGCGATACCGATGCAACGTTCATCAGCGCGGGAACCACGCTGGTTGGGCAGTTGATCGAGCCGGCAGGGCCGGCCGACCCGACGCGGCCGCTGGTGGTGCTGGTGCACGGCTCGGAACGCACGATGGCGGTGGCGGCGATCTACCAGCGCATGCTGGTGGCCCAGGGCATTTCGGTGTTCGCCTACCAGAAGCGTGGCACCGGCGATTCGGAAGGCGAGTACACCCAGAACTTTGAGCTGCTGGCTGACGATGCAGCGGCGGCGCTTGCCAAGGCACGTGAGCTGGCGGCGGGGCGTTTCGGTCGGGCCGGCTACTTCGGTGGCAGCCAGGGCGGGTGGATCGCGCCGCTGGCGGCGACGCGCTCGCAGGCGGATTTCGTGGCGATCGGTTTCGGCCTGGTGGTGTCACCCATCGAGGAGGACCGCGAGCAGCTGTTCGACGAGGCACGCCGCATGCAGCTGGATGCAACGGCGATGAAGCAGGTCGGCCAGCTTTCAGACGCGACCGCGCAGTTGATGCGCACGCATTTCAATGAAGGGTTCGAGGCGCTGGCGAAGGTGCGTACGCAGATCGGTGCCGCACCGTGGGCAAAGAACATCAGCGGCGAATACAGCGGCGACATGCTGCGCATGAGTGAAGCCGACCTGCGCCGGATCGGCCGCGCGCGATTCGACAACCTGGAGCTGATCTGGGACTACGACGCCGAGGCCGCGCTGCGCCGCCTGAAGGTGCCGTTGCTGTGGGTGCTGGCCGAGCAGGACCGCGCCGCGCCGATTGCCGCCACGCGTTCGATCCTGTCGCGCCTGCGCGCGTCGGGGCAACCGATCGACACCTACCTGTTCCCGGATACCGACCACGGCATGGTCGAGTTCCGCACCGATGCCGAGGGCAACCGGGTGTCGACGCGGATCACCGACGGCTATCTTCGCCTGCTGGCCGATTGGATCAAGCAGGATGTGCACGGCAGTTATGGACGTGCGCGCAGATTGAGCGATTGA
- a CDS encoding SRPBCC family protein translates to MSAESTRFIHVIYIASTPQKVFEAITRPEIASRYWGHENVSDWKPGSRWQHVRANETRSVELVGEVVESTPPSRLVITWAAASQADNPDAYSRVTFDIVPYQDMVRLTVTHEELEPGSGMDTGIRQGWPIVLSSLKSLLETGKGLDVFAKPN, encoded by the coding sequence ATGTCCGCAGAGTCAACCCGCTTCATCCACGTGATCTACATCGCGTCCACGCCACAGAAGGTGTTCGAGGCCATCACCCGCCCCGAGATCGCCAGCCGCTATTGGGGCCACGAGAACGTATCGGACTGGAAGCCCGGCTCGCGCTGGCAGCACGTGCGTGCCAACGAAACGCGCTCGGTCGAGCTGGTCGGTGAAGTGGTGGAAAGCACCCCGCCCTCGCGCCTGGTCATCACCTGGGCCGCCGCCTCGCAGGCCGACAACCCGGATGCTTACAGCCGCGTCACCTTCGACATCGTGCCCTATCAGGACATGGTGCGGCTGACGGTTACCCATGAGGAGCTGGAACCGGGCAGCGGCATGGATACCGGCATCCGCCAGGGCTGGCCGATCGTGCTGTCGAGCCTGAAGTCGCTGCTGGAAACCGGCAAGGGATTGGACGTATTTGCGAAGCCGAACTGA
- a CDS encoding ArsR/SmtB family transcription factor: protein MNADKVFKALADPTRRTLLDLLCEDNGQTLGQLCEHLDMARQSVTQHLGLLEDANLISTVRRGREKLHFINPVPLHEVYERWVRKFEQQRLSLLHDLKRELEGE, encoded by the coding sequence ATGAATGCAGACAAGGTGTTCAAGGCCTTGGCCGACCCCACGCGCAGGACGCTGCTCGACCTGCTCTGCGAGGACAACGGCCAGACCCTGGGCCAGCTGTGCGAGCACCTGGACATGGCCCGGCAATCGGTCACTCAGCACCTTGGCCTTCTGGAAGACGCCAACCTGATCAGCACTGTGCGCCGTGGTCGCGAGAAGCTGCACTTCATCAACCCGGTGCCGCTGCATGAAGTCTACGAGCGCTGGGTACGCAAGTTCGAGCAGCAGCGCCTGAGCCTGCTGCATGACCTGAAACGCGAACTGGAAGGAGAATGA
- a CDS encoding SRPBCC family protein codes for MVDIAHRVGIKAPASQVYQALATPEGVAAWWAEDTRGDREVGGTVKARFTNNGQEIGAMEMKLEQLIPGELVLWRFIAGPAEWIGTHARFVLKQEGDYCIVLFTHEGWKERVEFTSHCSTKWAVFLMSLKALLETGKGQPNPHDVRIDNWN; via the coding sequence ATGGTGGATATCGCACACAGGGTCGGCATCAAGGCCCCCGCAAGCCAGGTGTACCAGGCCCTGGCCACGCCCGAAGGCGTCGCCGCCTGGTGGGCCGAAGACACCCGGGGCGACCGTGAGGTCGGCGGCACGGTCAAGGCGCGTTTCACCAACAACGGCCAGGAGATCGGCGCGATGGAAATGAAGCTGGAACAGCTCATTCCAGGCGAGCTCGTGCTCTGGCGGTTCATCGCCGGTCCCGCCGAATGGATCGGCACCCACGCGCGCTTCGTGCTGAAGCAGGAAGGCGATTACTGCATCGTCCTGTTCACCCATGAAGGCTGGAAGGAGCGCGTCGAGTTCACCTCCCACTGCAGCACAAAGTGGGCGGTGTTCCTGATGAGCCTGAAGGCACTGCTGGAGACCGGCAAGGGCCAGCCCAACCCACACGACGTCAGGATCGACAACTGGAACTGA
- a CDS encoding GNAT family N-acetyltransferase, with protein sequence MTETGKDTLTIRRASAADAPAVLALFDEVIEWFVSIGNLQQWGSEPWSTVPRRITQVTDACALPGAWVAQNEQGEVRAFLALGESMPYVPAPDGPELYVRVLVASRDARVRGIGRRLMAFADEQARAAGLDHLRVDCYGGGSGDLVRFYESCGYTRIAPFNMDGWPGMLLGRQL encoded by the coding sequence ATGACTGAAACAGGAAAGGACACCTTGACCATCCGCCGCGCCAGTGCGGCAGATGCCCCTGCGGTGCTGGCGCTGTTCGACGAGGTGATCGAATGGTTCGTGTCGATCGGCAATCTGCAGCAATGGGGCAGCGAGCCATGGTCCACGGTGCCACGCCGGATCACCCAGGTGACCGATGCGTGCGCGCTGCCTGGCGCATGGGTGGCTCAGAACGAGCAGGGTGAGGTGCGTGCGTTCCTGGCGCTGGGCGAGTCGATGCCCTATGTGCCGGCGCCCGATGGGCCGGAGCTGTACGTGCGGGTATTGGTGGCCTCGCGTGATGCGCGCGTGCGCGGCATTGGCCGTCGCCTGATGGCGTTTGCCGATGAGCAGGCGCGCGCTGCCGGCCTCGACCATCTGCGCGTGGACTGCTATGGCGGAGGCAGCGGTGATCTGGTGCGCTTCTACGAGTCCTGCGGCTACACGCGAATTGCGCCGTTCAACATGGACGGCTGGCCAGGCATGCTGCTGGGCCGCCAGCTCTGA
- a CDS encoding oleate hydratase, translated as MYYSSGNYEAFARPRKPAGVDGKRAWFVGSGLASLAGAAFLVRDGHMAGECITILEQQQIPGGALDGLKVPEKGFVIRGGREMEDHFECLWDLFRSIPSLEIEDASVLDEFYWLNKDDPNYSLQRATINRGEDAHTDGLFTLTEQAQRDIVALFLATRQEMENKRINEVLGRDFLDSNFWLYWRTMFAFEEWHSALEMKLYLHRFIHHIGGLPDFSALKFTKYNQYESLVLPLVKWLQDQGVVFQYGTEVTDVDFDLQPDRKQATRIHWMHDGVAGGVELGADDLLFMTIGSLTENSDNGDHHTAARLNEGPAPAWDLWRRIAAKDDAFGRPDVFGAHIPETKWESATVTTLDARIPAYIQKIAKRDPFSGKVVTGGIVSVRDSRWLMSWTVNRQPHFKNQPKDQIVVWVYSLFVDTPGDYVKKPMQDCTGEEITREWLYHLGVPVEEIDELAATGAKTVPVMMPYITAFFMPRQAGDRPDVVPEGAVNFAFIGQFAESKQRDCIFTTEYSVRTPMEAVYTLLGIERGVPEVFNSTYDVRSLLAATGRLRDGKELDIPGPAFLRNLLMNKLDKTQIGGLLREFKLVQED; from the coding sequence ATGTACTACAGCAGTGGCAATTACGAAGCCTTCGCGCGCCCGCGCAAGCCCGCCGGTGTGGATGGCAAGCGTGCATGGTTCGTCGGTTCGGGCCTGGCCTCGTTGGCCGGTGCCGCGTTCCTGGTGCGCGACGGCCACATGGCCGGTGAGTGCATCACCATCCTTGAGCAGCAGCAGATTCCGGGCGGCGCGCTGGACGGCCTGAAAGTGCCGGAAAAGGGTTTCGTGATCCGTGGTGGCCGCGAGATGGAAGATCATTTCGAGTGCCTGTGGGACCTGTTCCGCTCGATACCGTCGCTGGAGATCGAAGATGCCAGCGTGCTGGACGAGTTCTACTGGTTGAACAAGGACGACCCGAACTATTCGCTGCAGCGCGCCACCATCAATCGCGGCGAGGATGCACACACCGATGGCCTGTTCACGCTGACCGAGCAGGCACAGAGGGACATCGTCGCGCTGTTCCTGGCCACCCGTCAGGAGATGGAGAACAAGCGCATCAACGAAGTACTGGGCCGTGATTTCCTGGACAGCAACTTCTGGCTGTACTGGCGAACCATGTTCGCGTTCGAAGAGTGGCATTCGGCGCTGGAGATGAAGCTGTACCTGCATCGCTTCATCCACCATATCGGCGGCCTGCCGGATTTCTCGGCGCTGAAGTTCACGAAGTACAACCAGTACGAATCGCTGGTGCTGCCGCTGGTGAAGTGGTTGCAGGACCAGGGCGTGGTGTTCCAGTACGGTACCGAGGTGACCGACGTCGACTTTGATCTGCAGCCGGACCGCAAGCAGGCCACGCGCATCCATTGGATGCATGACGGTGTAGCCGGTGGCGTGGAACTCGGCGCGGATGATCTGCTGTTCATGACCATCGGTTCGCTGACCGAGAACTCGGATAATGGCGACCACCACACTGCGGCACGCCTGAACGAAGGCCCGGCGCCTGCCTGGGACCTGTGGCGCCGCATTGCCGCGAAGGATGACGCGTTCGGGCGTCCGGATGTGTTCGGCGCGCACATTCCAGAAACCAAGTGGGAATCGGCAACGGTGACCACGCTGGATGCGCGCATTCCGGCCTACATCCAGAAGATCGCCAAGCGCGATCCCTTCAGCGGCAAAGTGGTGACCGGCGGCATCGTCAGCGTGCGCGACTCGCGCTGGCTGATGAGCTGGACGGTGAATCGCCAGCCACATTTCAAGAACCAGCCCAAGGACCAGATCGTGGTCTGGGTGTATTCGTTGTTCGTGGATACGCCCGGCGACTACGTGAAGAAGCCGATGCAGGACTGCACCGGCGAGGAGATCACGCGCGAATGGCTGTATCACCTGGGCGTGCCGGTGGAAGAGATCGATGAGCTGGCCGCGACCGGCGCGAAGACAGTGCCGGTGATGATGCCGTACATCACGGCGTTCTTCATGCCACGCCAGGCAGGTGACCGCCCGGACGTGGTGCCGGAAGGTGCGGTGAACTTCGCTTTCATCGGCCAGTTCGCCGAATCGAAGCAGCGCGACTGCATCTTCACCACCGAGTACTCGGTGCGCACGCCGATGGAGGCGGTGTACACCTTGCTGGGGATCGAGCGTGGCGTGCCGGAGGTGTTCAATTCCACGTATGACGTGCGCTCGCTGCTGGCCGCGACCGGGCGCCTGCGTGATGGCAAGGAACTGGACATTCCCGGGCCAGCGTTCCTGCGCAACCTGCTGATGAACAAGCTGGACAAGACCCAGATCGGTGGTCTGCTGCGCGAGTTCAAGCTGGTGCAGGAGGACTGA